Proteins encoded by one window of Cannabis sativa cultivar Pink pepper isolate KNU-18-1 chromosome 4, ASM2916894v1, whole genome shotgun sequence:
- the LOC133037182 gene encoding replication protein A 70 kDa DNA-binding subunit B-like has product MLKLLASSFSLENDKGTRVDAVIFAEDIEALEDTLHELHTYHISDARVNRTPARYLKNDTNYHFSWTLNSKTQVVEVQEEDKQISKPVHEFVSFKNLSSDKYSNTPQDIIGVAVKINPTKVVNTVYGQRTIQEIYLIDDSCSFHPICLTLWGALVQDISEKLSEVTGNNPIIMGTKMIVQTKRGLSLSSRESSTIEINPDNYEATTLHQWHINNIIIQAPTYQYSPNSSAAKREYVKNNEVTDLVKQLKPTQKAYYWIEAEIILKNINQDFYYMSCDFCNKKLMFYNDNEETDCENPKCGKRCLPTPRARTYVQLDDGTELLDAVMFGDVAENIFSCTAVQLRSYSDEKHKLFVQKTTKQLSAKKWRIQLYVDANRTMTSKYNQFTIQAVEPMED; this is encoded by the exons atgttgaAACTTCTAGCTAGTTCATTTAGTTTGGAAAACGACAAG GGGACGAGAGTAGATGCAGTAATTTTCGCAGAAGATATTGAAGCTTTGGAGGACACTTTGCATGAGTTACACACCTACCACATCAGTGATGCCCGTGTCAACAGAACCCCTGCCAGATACCTTAAAAATGACACAAATTACCATTTTAGCTGGACGCTGAACTCAAAAACACAAGTTGTTGAAGTCCAAGAAGAAGACAAACAAATTTCTAAGCCAGTCCATGAGTTCGTTTCGTTTAAGAACTTGTCATCTGACAAATACTCCAACACACCACAAG ATATCATAGGAGTAGCTGTCAAAATAAATCCAACAAAAGTGGTGAACACAGTGTATGGACAGCGAACCATACAAGAAATTTATCTAATCGATGAcag TTGTAGCTTCCACCCAATATGTTTAACTCTGTGGGGTGCTTTGGTACAAGATATTAGTGAAAAATTGTCTGAAGTTACTGGAAACAACCCAATAATAATGGGAACAAAGATGATTGTTCAAACTAAGAGAG GACTGTCGTTGTCAAGCCGTGAATCAagtacaatcgaaatcaatccTGACAATTATGAAGCAACTACTCTTCATCAATG GcacataaataatattattattcaagCACCTACATATCAGTATTCTCCAAATTCATCTGCTGCAAAACGAGAATATGTTAAGAACAACGAAGTTACCGATTTGGTAAAGCAATTAAAACCAACTCag aaaGCATATTATTGGATTGAAGCTgaaatcatattaaaaaatatcaaccaaGATTTTTATTACATGTCGTGTGATTTTTGTAATAAGAAACTTATGTTCTACAACGACAACGAAGAAACAGATTGTGAAAATCCAAAATGCGGAAAAAGATGTCTTCCTACACCACG TGCAAGGACATATGTACAACTCGACGATGGTACAGAGTTGCTAGATGCTGTGATGTTCGGTGATGTTGCAGAAAACATATTCTCATGTACTGCAGTTCAATTAAGATCATATTCGGACGAG aaacatAAGTTGTTTGTCCAAAAAACTACGAAGCAATTATCAGCCAAAAAATGGAGAATTCAGTTGTACGTAGATGCAAACCGAACAATGACTTCAAAGTACAATCAGTTCACCATTCAAGCAGTTGAACCAATGGAAGATTAG
- the LOC115714684 gene encoding probable sodium/metabolite cotransporter BASS3, chloroplastic, translated as MVTSYSSSSIFSAPYSSSLALSSVNRQPFKVPIFHPFSFPAKTSNGFSVSNKRINNGVLSICACSTSPFIGRVGSHRREGESSMLSFGINPETTKTMTEDSEKGNDSSQFLSAMLPFVVAATAIAALAQPSTFTWVSKDLYAPALGGIMLSIGIKLSIDDFALAFRRPLPLSVGFIAQYALKPVLGVLIAKACGVSPMFFAGFVLTSCVAGAQLSSYASFLSKGDVAISILLTSTSTIASVLVTPLLTGLLIGSVVPVDAVAMSKSILQVVLVPVTLGLVLNTYAKPVVRVLQPLMPYVAMICTSLCIGSPLAINRSQILSPEGFRLVFPVVAFHTVAFTLGYWVSKVPAWRQEEEVSRTISLCTGMQSSTLAGLLATQFLGSSQAVPPACSVVAMAIMGLCLASFWGSGYRIRDIPSLLTHQTGSTVKA; from the exons ATGGTAACATCCTATTCCTCTTCCTCAATCTTCTCTGCTCCCTATAGCTCTTCTCTTGCTCTCTCTTCCGTCAACCGCCAACCTTTCAAAGTTCCAATTTTTCACCCTTTTTCATTTCCGGCCAAAACTTCTAATGGATTTTCAGTTTCGAATAAGAGAATCAACAATGGGGTTTTGTCTATATGCGCTTGCTCGACTTCTCCGTTCATTGGAAGAGTTGGGTCTCATAGAAGAGAAGGCGAATCGTCAATGCTTTCTTTTGGTATAAACCCAGAAACGACGAAGACGATGACGGAAGATTCTGAAAAGGGTAATGACTCTTCTCAATTCTTGTCGGCAATGCTTCCATTCGTTGTTGCAGCCACTGCCATTGCTGCTCTAGCTCAACCTTCAACTTTTACTTG GGTATCAAAAGATTTATATGCCCCTGCTCTTGGTGGGATCATGTTGTCTATTGGAATCAAACTTTCCATTGATGATTTTGCTCTTGCATTTAGAAG ACCTTTACCGCTCTCTGTTGGGTTTATAGCTCAGTATGCTTTGAAACCGGTTCTTGGAGTATTAATTGCAAAGGCATGCGGGGTGTCCCCGATGTTCTTCGCGGGGTTTGTCCTTACCTCTTGTGTTGCTGGAGCTCAGCTATCTAGCTATGCTAGTTTTCTGAGCAAAGGGGATGTGGCCATAAGCATTCTTCTCACTAGCACATCCACCATTGCCTCAGTTCTTGTTACACCTCTACTAACCGGCCTTCTAATCGGTTCTGTTGTTCCTGTTGATGCTGTGGCCATGTCAAAGTCAATTTTGCAA GTAGTTCTTGTTCCAGTCACTCTCGGCCTTGTGCTCAATACTTATGCAAAACCTGTTGTAAGAGTCCTTCAACCATTGATGCCTTATGTTGCCATGATTTGTACTTCATTGTGCATAGGAAGCCCTCTTGCCATAAACCGTAGCCAAATTCTTTCCCCGGAAGGGTTTCGTTTGGTGTTTCCAGTAGTGGCGTTTCACACAGTAGCCTTTACTTTGGGTTATTGGGTGTCCAAAGTTCCAGCCTGGAG GCAAGAAGAAGAAGTGAGCAGAACAATATCACTATGCACAGGAATGCAAAGCTCAACCTTAGCAGGGCTGTTGGCAACTCAATTCCTAGGTAGCAGCCAGGCTGTTCCTCCGGCTTGTTCGGTAGTTGCTATGGCTATTATGGGCCTATGTCTAGCCTCTTTCTGGGGTAGTGGCTATAGAATCAGAGACATACCATCCCTTCTAACACATCAAACTGGCTCCACTGTCAAAGCATGA